In Luteipulveratus mongoliensis, the DNA window CGCATCCCGGCAACTACCGGCTGCTCCCCGACGGCCGGCTCGGCGTACTCGACTTCGGAGCGGTCAACCGCCTCCCGGACGGGCTGCCGCCGGCGACCGGCCAGCTGCTGACTCTCGCGCTCGAGGGCGACGCGGACGGTCTGGTGGAGGGGCTGCGAGAGGAAGGCTTCATCAAGTCGCGGATCAGCATCGACGCTGACGAGCTGCTGGACTACCTCGGCCGGTTCCTCGAGCCGCTGCACGAGCCGACATTCGCGTTCTCGCGGTCCTGGCTGCGCGGCATCTTCGCCTACATCAATGACCCGCGCAGCAGCCAGTTCACGGTCGGGCTCCGCCTCAACCTGCCCCCGCAGTACCTGCTGATCCACCGCACCTGGCTGGGCGGCATCGCCGTGCTCTGTCAGATCGAGGGGACGGTCCCCGCGCGGGAGATCATCGACCGCTGCGTCCCCGGCGCCAACCTGCCACCCCTGGCCTGACGCGCCCTGCGTGCCGGGAGAACCTCGACCGGCACCGCCTTCATCGCGACACGACAAAGCCGGGCGAGGTACGACGTACCTCGCCCGGCTTCGGGTCTTCACTCAGTGCGTCCGGGGTCCCAGCTGTCGCGCACACTGGGTCCGGCTTGAGCACTGAGTCCTGGGCCGGAGCCATCACCGCTCGTAGCGGTGCTGCTCCACCCGACGTCCCTGCCATGCCACGCGAAGCGACTGGCGGCGGACGCCCTTGCTCTCGTGCTGGTGTACTCGCTGGCGAGCCAGCTGCTCGTTCAGTACCTGATACATCGTGAATCTCCTTGAAACAGAACGCTTTTCGGGTGTGTTCAGATGACATGCCCTCTCGCTGAGGGTCATGCCTGACATGTCGCGCGTTGACACGGCGGCGCCGGGACTATGCGGCGACGGGGTGCTTGCGCGGACGGCCACGCGGCCGCTTGCGAGGAATCACCACGCCCTGGAGGAACAGCTCGCCACCCCAGACGCCCCACGGCTCCTGACGCTCCTTGGCGCCAGTCAGGCAGGCCTGCTGCAGCGGGCACGTGCGGCACAGGGCCTTGGCGAACTCGACGTCTTCCGGTCGCTCGGCGAACCACAGCTCGGGGTCGTTGACCCGGCAGGGCATCTCGGCCCCCAGGTCAATGGCCTCGGCGGCCTCGTCGATGAGATTGGTCAACATCATCGGTGGCACCTCCTTCGTGTCGTGACCCCGGTCCAGGGGTCCTTCTGTCGTGCTCTGGTGCTGCGGGTTGGCCGCTGCTCCAGTGGTCTCGGGTTGGCATCGGGCTGTCGTGCTGATCGACATCTGTGGCTCTCTCAGTCGATGGCCCCGCGGACACGAAAAAGACCGCGGACCCTGGTATCGGGTTCCGCGGCCTGGAGGAGGCTGGTCTAGCTGCTAGACCGGATGGCTCCAGGATGCGGAACGGACGACACCGTCGGCAAAGGACTTGATGGACGGGTAGTCAGAGGAATCGGTGGCGATGACCGGGACGCCGGCTCCACCCGGGCGGGTGCCCTCGATGGAGTGCTGGCGGCTGGCGGCAACGCGCTCACGGGTGACGGCGGCGCCGACGGCGGACACACCTGTCCCCTGGGCCATCACGCTGAGATCTCCGAGGATCGGCAGGGTGAGGGCAGCAGTGAACGGCATGCCAGTGCAATCGCACGTCATGTCCGTCATCGTGTTGTTCTCCATGTGCCAACCCTCCTTCGATCTGATCGTGATCCCCACCCGGCTGCCGGAGCCTGTGGGCTGAACGTCTGACAGATTACGTGCGCCGCGTCACGGCGCACAACTTATTTATCGAAGAAACTTCAGAAAACGTTTCACCGAGATCGGTGGCTTCATGCAGATTCTTCGGATTGCATTGCGGCACAACACTTTTCGGCAACTTCGTCAGGATCTCCACCCGCCAGGATCTCGAGCACGAACTCGCCGTAGCGCTGCAGCTTGCGGACACCGACGCCGGAGATCGTGCTCAGCTCCCCTGCTTTGGTCGGCCGACGCTCCGCGATCGCGGTCAGCGTGGCATCGGTGAAGACGACGTACGCCGGCACCTTGCTGGCCGTCGCGACGGCCAGTCGCCAGGTCCTCAGCGCCTCGAACTGAGCCTCGTCGTAGGTCGGCGGACAGTCCTCGCACCGACCGACCTTGCGCTCCGCCGCGGAGGACAGGTCCTTGCCGCAGGTACGGCACCGGGTGGCCTGGGCAACCTTGCGCTCCTTGGCCGGGCGCTTCTTGGGCTGGGAACGGGCGGCCTCACCCAGCACGGACGCCGCACCGTCGAGAAAACGGGAGGGCCGGCGGGAGGCGCGGCCCCCTGGGTTGCGGGCGGCGGCGTACGACAACATCAGCCCCTTGCGGGCGCGCGTCAGGCCGACATAGAGCAGCCGCCGCTCCTCCTCGACCGCCTCGGCGCCGTCGGCCATGGAGATCGGCAGCAGCCCGTCGCTGCAGCCGACGAGGAAGACGTGGTCCCACTCCAGGCCCTTGGCCGAGTGCAGCGAGGCGAGTGTGACGCCCTCGACCGTCGGAGCGTGCTGCTCGGTCGCGCGGCGGTCCAGCTCGGCCACCAGCTCAGGCAGCCGCACTGCCTCGGAGGCCGCTCCGAAGCCATCGGCCAGCAGGGCGAGCGCGTTCAACGACTCCCAACGCTCGCGGACCGCACCTCCGGACGGCGCCTGGGGTGACCAGCCGGCTCCGGTGATCACGTCGCGGACCAGGTTGCCGAGCGGGACGCTGCCGTCGTCCGAGCGCGAGGCACCACGCAGGAGGAGCACCGCGTTGCGTACCTCCTGCCGGCTGAAGAAGCGCTCGCCGCCACGCACGAGGTAGGGCACGTCGACATCGGCCAGTGCGGACTCGAAGGCCTCCGACTGGCCGTTGGTGCGGAACAGCACCGCGATCTGGCTGGCCGGCGTCCCCTTGGCGATGAGGCCCTTGATCTCGTCGGCGACACCGCGCGCCTCGGACGGGTCATCGGCGTACGACGCGAGCCTGGGTGCAGGGCCGCTCTCGCCCTGGGCCTGGAGCTCGACGGCACCGGCTCGCCCGGCCTGGACGACCAGGTTGGCCAGGCCGATGATCTGAGGGGTCGAGCGGTAGTTGCGGACGAGCTGGACCTTGTCCGCATCCGGGTGCAGCCGCGGGAAGCTCAGCAGGTGACGCGGCGACGCCCCCGTGAAGGAGTAGATCGTCTGGGCGGGGTCGCCGACCACGCACAGGTCGGCCCGCTCGCCCACCCAGGCATCCAGCAGATGCTGCTGGACGGTGTTGACGTCCTGGTATTCGTCCACCACGAAATGCCTGTACTGCGAACGGATTTCGCGCGCGATGTCGTCGCGGTCGCGGATGATGCCGACCATGAGGAGCAGGACGTCCTCGAAGTCGATGACGTTGCGCTCGGTCTTGACCTCTTCGTAGACCTCGAGCAGCCGCGCCATCGCGGTCAGGTCGAGGTCGGCAGGGCTCCGACCAGCCTGACGAGCAGCCGCGGGGTAGGTCTCAGGCGTGAGCATCGAGACCTTGGCCCACTCGATCTCCGAGGCGAGGTCGCGCATGACGACCCGGTCCAGCTGCAGCCGCAGTCGCGAGCCGGCCTCGCCGACGGCAGAAGCCTTGTGCGGCATGACCTCCGGCGCAGCGCCACCGATGACCTTGGGCCAGAAGTAGTGCAGCTGTCGCAGCGCGGCCGCGTGGAACGTTCGGGCCTGGACCGAGGGGACGCCGAGCTGTCGCAGACGAGTACGCATCTCGCCGGCGGCGCGGGCGGTGAAGGTGACCGCGAGCACGCGCTGCGGCTGGTAGGCACCGGAGTGCGCTCCGAAGGCGATCCTGTGGGTGATGGCGCGGGTCTTGCCCGTGCCCGCACCCGCGAGGACGACCATCGGTCCGAGGGGGGACGCGGCGACCTTGCGCTGCTCGGGGTCAAGCCCGTCCAGGACGTCGTCGGCGTTCATCGGCCCCATGCTCGCATCCCCGCCCGACACCCGACGATCGTTGTGCACAGGCGTGGGCGATCGTCAGGAGGGTTCGGCAATGCGACCGCCGTACCAGTCCTCGATCAGGTGGCGGGCGATGGACAGGTGCGGCGAGATCCCGAGGCGACCGTCGCCGACCTCCTCGGCCAGCTGCTCGCGGCTGAACCAGCGCGCCTCAGCGATCTCCTCGGGGTCGAGGACGAGGTCGGTCGAGGCGGCACGCGCCCGGAAGCCCACCATGAGGGAGGCAGGGAACGGCCACGGCTGGTTGCCTCGATAGCGGACGTCGGTCACCGGGACGCCGACCTCCTCGAACACCTCGCGCGCGACCGCGGCCTCCAGGGACTCGCCCGGCTCGACGAACCCGGCGAGCACGGACAGACGGTTCTCGCCCCACTGCGGGCCGCGGGCCAGCAGGAGCCGGTCCTCGTCGTCGACGACCGCCATGATCACGGCCGGGTCCGTGCGGGGGAAGTGACTCGACCCGTCCTTGGTGCAGATGCGGACCCAGCCGCCCTCGGCAGGCTCTGTGGGCGCCCCACACCGTGGGCAGAAGCCCTGGCCGGCGTGCCAGTTGGCCATCCCGACGGACGCCGCGAGCACGCCGACATCGAGATCGCCCAGCTCCATGCCGAGAGAGCGCAGGTTGGCTCGTGGATCGTCCCCGTCATGCTCCGCAGGGTGGATCGCGCAGGCGTACGACCTCCCGTCCGAAGCGCCGAGATAGATCACCAGGTCGGACCGGTCGGCCTCGACCGGCGGACGGTAGTAGAGCCGGCGCGAACCCGGCTCGCCCTCGTAGGGCGCCCGGTCGCCGTACAGATCGAGGACGCAGGTGGCCGGGTCGGCCAGCAGTCGACGCAACTGGTCCGGCTCCTTGCGCAGGGCCGCTGAGCGGTCCAACGCAGAGCGGGACAGGCCTAGCTCGAGCAGGGTCTCTGAGTCCGCGGAAGGCACGGGTCCCAGGCTATGCGGCATGCCTCCAAGGTTGGGGACCGCACCTGACCTAACGTGGCAGACGTGCTCAACCGTCCGCTCACTCTGGCCGCCCTCGCCAATGCAGCCGTGCCCGGACTCAGCCCTGCCCAGGTCGAGGGTGTGGCCATGCGCCCTGGAGCGCCCTATCAGGTGGCGATCGTCACGGACGAGGACGACAACCGCTGGCAGGTGCGATCGGCGCTGACCACAGCCGCCGGAGCCGCGCTGGACCAGGCGGAGCGGCTCGCGCACCTGCTCGGCAAGCGCCTGAGCTTCCAGGTGCCCCATCTCGCGGGCACCACGACCGCCAAGAACGGCAGCAGCGTCGCGGTCTACCGTCAGCTCCCCGGCCAGCCGCTGGGCTGGCGAGACCTCGTGCCTCGTTCCGAGGAGGCCCGCTCCCTGGGCCGTGCCCTCGCCGAGCTGCACGACATCGATCCCCGCGTGTACGACGAGGCCGGGCTGCCGTCGTACGACGCCGATGCCTATCGCAGCCGTCGCCTGTCCGAGCTGGACCGCGCCGCCTCGACCGGCCACGTCCCACCTCGCCTGCTCGGCCGCTGGGAGAGAGCGCTCGAAGAAGTCAGCCTGTGGCGCTTCGCCACGACACCGACCCACGGTGCGCTGCATGACGGTGACGTGCTCGTCGAGGACGGCGACGTGGTCGCCGTCGACAGCTGGGACACCGCAGCAGTCAGCGACCCGGCCTCGGACTTCGCGGTGCTGTCGCTCATGGCCAGCCCTGAGGCGGTGGACACCGTCGTGGAGGCGTACGCCCAGTCGCGTCGCGAGCGGCCCGACACCCACCTCGAGCGCCGGATCCGGCTGGCTTCGGAGCTGCGCCGCGTCTCCGGCCTGATGGAGGCCGCCAACTCCGACGACGACCTGCTCGTCGATCGTCGTGCCGCCGCTCTGCGTCGGCTGGACGAGGAGCGGCACGACGACGAGTCTCTGCTCCCGCCTCCCGTGCGGCGGCGTACGGCCGGCGGGGCGCCTGTCGTCGAGACGCCACCTCCGCCAGAGGTCGACCCGGCAGATATCGAGGTCGTCGAGGTCCGCGAGTCCAACGACGAGGACGAGACCCTGGAGATCCCGCAGGTCGAGGGCGACGACGAGGACGCGTACGACGACGAAGGCATCGAGGACGCGGGCACCGACGTCGAGCTTGAGGACGCAGGAACTGAGGACGCAGGAACTGAGGACGCGGCGACTGAGGACGCGGCGACTGAGGACGAGCCACCCGCGAGCCGAGATACGGACGAGACCCAGCCGATCCGTAGGAAGACGCCGGACCCGGACCTGCACGCCGGTTGAGCGGCAGCCCGCGCCGATCTCACCTCGCGAGACCTCGGTCCGCATAACGGAACGTTTTGCATTCCCCTTGCGCGTCTTATGATTGCGCGGCTACGTTCCTGACAGGTCACGAGATTCAGCGCCAAGCCCCGGCTCGCTGGACGGCAACCCTCCCTCGCGGCGGGGTGCTCCGGGTGATGACCTGGTGACGACCAGCGCCGGTCCGTCGCAAGCGCGAGGCTCCTCAAGCCTCATCACGAGATGGGTGATCCGAGTGAGAGAGATCAGGCCCCCAGCCAGGCGACTGTGCTCCCGCCGCCACATCGACCTCCAGCGAGTCTCCAGCGCGCTCTGTCGCGACTGACCTCGGCATGACCGGCGCGCTCCCAGCGCCGTACGTCGTCCTTCGTCGCGCGACCACATCGGTCGTCTCCAGCCGCATCGACGCGGCTGCTCCTCGTTAACCCGCTGAGATGCCTTGCTGCGCAACGGTATTCGGCGACCCGCCATCATCGGAGGAACCATGGCCCTGATCGCCGCGATCTCCAGCAGCCCATCCGCCACCTCACGCACGGACGCGGTCCTCGGCGACGTCGAGCGCCGCCTCGAGCTCGCAGGGCACCAGGTCGAGCGCATCGTGCTGCGCGACCTGCCCGCTCGGCCGCTGCTGCTTGGACAGGCCGACGACGTCGACATCAACGCCGCCATCGAGGTGTTTGCCTCCGCCGACGCCGTCATCGTCACGACGCCGGTCTACAAGGCGTCCTTCGGCGGCCTGCTGAAGACGTTCCTGGACCTGCTGCCGCAGTACGCACTGCGTGGCAAGGCGGTGCTGCCGCTGGCCACCGGTGGCACCCCGGCCCACGTGCTGGTCGTCGACTACGCGCTGCGTCCCGTGCTCTCCAGCCTGGGCGCCACCCACATCACGCCCGGATGGTTCGTGCTGTCCGCACACATCGTCCTGGGCGACAACGGGGCCGTCGAGCTGGACGACGCCGCCTCCACACCGCTGCGCGAGGTCACCGATGCCTTCGCCGACGCGATCGAGCGTCTCTCCCCGGCACCGCGCCGGGTCGCCGTCGCCTGACCGCATCATCGGGACGACGATGCCGGACCGGGGGAGCCTGCGAGCCCGGCCGGATGAGGAGTCTCGTCCAAAGACTCAGGTCACGAGCTCGTCTGACCACCAAAGGAATCCACATGTTGACCTCTCGCCATCTCGCCATGCCCATTTCCGCTGTGCTCGCCCTCTCCGTGACCGGCTGCGCCATCGGTGCCGGGAACGCCGCGGAGCCAGGAGCCAAGGACGGATCCGGCAACACCGTCCTGCGCTACCAGGGCGCCGCCAACTCCGTGACCCTGCCCGAGCTCGCTGAGGACCTCGGCTACTTCTCGAAGGTCAAGCTGAAGTGGGTCGGCAACACGACCAGCGGTCCTCAGGACATCCAGTCCGCGGCCACCAACCAGACCGACTTCGGCGGCGCCTTCTCCGGAGCGGTCGTCAAGCTGATCGCCGCCGGCGCACCGGTCAAGGCGGTCGTCAACTACTACGGCGAGGACGCGAAGACGTTCAACGGGTTCTACGTCAAGGCGGGCAGCCCCATCCGCACGCCTCGTGACCTCATCGGCAAGAAGATCGCCGTCAACACGCTCGGCGCGCACTCCGAGGCCGTCATCGACACCTACCTGAAGAAGCACGGTCTGACGCCGGCCGAGATCGACAAGGTCCAGCTGGTCGTCCTGCCGCCCAACGACACCGAGCAGGCCATCAGGCGCAACCAGGTCGACGTCGGATCTCTCGGCGGCGTGCTGCAGGACCGGGCGATCGCAGCGGGCGGGCTGCGCAGCCTGTTCAACGACTACAGCCTGTTCGGCGCGTTCAACGGCGGTCAGTACGTCCTGCGCAACGACCTGACGGCCAAGAAGCCGGACGCCGCCAAGGACTTCGTGACCGGCGTCGCCAAGGCCATCGAGTGGGAGCGTACGACTCCGCGCGCCGAAGTCATCAAGCGCTTCGCCGCGATCATCAACAAGCGTGGGCGCCACGAGACGACCGCCAACCTGAAGTACTGGAAGAGCGTCGGCATCGCGAGCAAGGGTGGCGCCGTCAGCGATCGCGACTACACCCAGTGGACGTCCTGGCTCGAGGAGAGCGGCATCGTCAAGAAGGGTGAGCTGAAGCCGAAAGACTTGTACACCAACGAGTTCAACGGCCTGGCTTCGGCTGGTGGTCAGGGATGAGCACCCCGAAGATCAGCCTCCAGGGAGTCGGCAAGCAGTTCGTCGTACGCCCCACCCGCGACCAGCCGCAGGCCGTCGCCCTCGACGCGTTGCAGGACATCGACCTCGACGTCGCCGCCGGCGAGTTCCTGACGCTTCTCGGGCCGAGCGGGTCGGGCAAGACCACACTCCTGGACCTCCTCGGAGGACTCAGCGAGCCGACGTCAGGGCAGGTCCTCATCGACGGCCAGGAGATCACCGGTCCTGGGCTGGACCGCGGCATCGTCTTCCAGCAGTACGCCCTCTTCCCCTGGCGTACGGCGGTCGCCAACGTTGCGTTCGGGCTCGAGCAGCAGGGGTTGTCCAAGGCAGATCGATTGACGAAGGCACGCGAATACCTCGCTCTCGTAGGGCTTTCCGGGTTCGAGGAGCGCTACCCGCACGAGCTGTCCGGCGGCATGAAGCAGCGCGTCGCCATCGCCCGGAGCCTGGCCTACGAGCCAGACGTCCTGCTCATGGATGAGCCGTTCGCCGCGCTCGATGCGCAGACCCGCGAGCAGCTGCAGGACGAGCTGCTCCGCATCTGGGGCACCACGGGTACGACGGTCGTCTTCATCACCCACAGCATCGAGGAAGCCGTCTACCTCGGGCAGCGGGTCGCGGTGCTCACCTCGCGACCCGGGCGTCTCAAGGAGGTCGTCGACATCGAGCTGGGCGACCGCAACGTCGACGGCGACCTGCGCTCCGACCCACGCTTCGTGGCCTACCGCCACCAGCTGTGGGAGCTGCTCCACGACGAGGTACAGCGGGCGCAAGACGCCGGCCACCGCAAGATCCAGCCCAACGGAACCGAAGGAGCGGCCTGATGTCCACCACCGCACCCACGCGTACGGCCACCGTCGCCAGGCCCGCTACCTCAGCCGCACCAACGAAATCCGTTGCCGTCTCTCATCATCCGGGCGGCAGGGTCCTCGGAGTGCTCGGGCGCGGAGCCTGGCGGTCGGCTGCGCTGGTGCTGTTCTTCCTGCTCTGGGAGCTCGGCCCGCAATACCTCCTCAAGCCGGAGACCAAGGTCTTCCTGCCTCCCCTGCACGTCACGCTGCAGGCCTGGGTCGACCTCGTCCGCGACGGCCAGCTGCAGGAACACCTCAAGGCCAGCGTCACGCGTTCGGTCCTCGGCTTCAGCATCGCGGTGGTCGCCGGCATCAGCCTCGGGCTCGTAGTCGCCTGGTACGCATCGCTGCAGAGCTTTCTCACTCCCCTGCTCGAGCTGTTCCGCAACACGGCTGCCCTTGCGCTGCTTCCGGTGTTCACCCTGCTGCTCGGGATCGGTGAGGTGTCCAAGGTCTCGATCGTCGCGTACGCCGCCTTCTTCCCCGTGCTGCTCAACACGATTGCTGGAGTACGCACCGTCGATCCACTACTGGTGCGGGCTGCCAGGTCGCTCGGACTGTCCAACCTCCAGCTCTTCCAGAAGGTCGTCCTGCCGTCGGCAGTGCCCACGATCTTCACCGGGATCCGGATGGGTGGAACCGCCTCGATCCTCGTGCTCATCGCGGCCGAGATGGTCGGCGCCAAGGCCGGTCTGGGCTACCTGATCGTCAATGCGCAGAGCAGCTTTCAGATCCCTCAGATGTACGCCGGCATCCTCACCGTCTCCGTACTCGGTCTCGCCGTCAACATCGGCCTCGTACGACTGGAGCGGCACTTCTCCCGGTGGCGCACCGACGCCCAGGGCCGCTGACGGCGTACGAAATCCCTTCTGCAGAAAGCACTCCCATGACTTCAACGACCCGTCAGCTCCATCTCAACGCCTTCGTCATGTCGAACGGTCATCACGAGGCCGCCTGGCGCCATCCTGACGTCCAGCCGTCTGACGCATTGACTCTGCAGCACTACGTTCGGATCGCCCAGACCGCCGAGCGCGGCAAGCTCGACTCGATCTTCTTCGCCGACGGGGTCGCCCTGCCGAAGAACGTTGCCTTCAATGGACATTCGGCATTCGAGCCGCTGACGCTGCTGGCCGCTATCGCTGCCGTGACCGAGCATGTCGGTCTGATCGCGACGGCCTCGACGACGTACAACGAGCCGTATCACTTGGCTCGCAAGTTCGCCTCTCTCGATCACCTCAGTGGCGGACGCGCAGGCTGGAACATCGTCACGTCGGCAGGTCAGGACGAGGCCCGCAACTTCAACCTCGACAAGCGGCCGGACCACAGCCTGCGCTACGAGCGGGCGTCCGAGTTCCTCGATGTGGCAACGGCCCTGTGGGACAGCTGGGCCGATGATGCCGTCATCGCCGACCAGGCGTCCGGGGTCTATGCCGACAGCGAGGCGATCAGCCCGATCGACCATCAGGGCAAGCATTTCCAGGTGCGCGGTCCCCTCAACATCCGACGCCCAGTGCAGGGCTATCCCCTTCTCGTGCAAGCGGGTTCGTCGGAGTCCGGCAAGGAGTTCGCCGCGCGGACGGCGGAGGCGGTGTTTACCGCCCAGCAGACGCTCAAGGAGGGACAGGGCTTCTACCGCGACCTGAAGAGCCGGCTCACGACGTACGGCCGCTCCCCCGACGACCTGCTGGTGCTGCCCGGCATCAGCCCGATCATCGGACGCACTGAGGCGGAAGCGAAGGAGCGCGAGGCGCAGCTCAACGGGCTCATCAATCCGGCGTACGGCCTCGCCCAGCTCTCGTCGATGCTCGACACCGACCTGACCCATGCCGCGCTCGACGAGCCGCTGCCCGACGTCGGCAACGCGACCGAGGGCAACCAGAGTCGTTTTGACCTCGTCGTCGGCCTGGCCCGGCGCGAGAGCCTCACCCTGCGCCAGCTGATCGAGCGACTGGCCGGCGGTCGCGGCCATCGCGTCATCGCCGGCACCCCGACGCAGATCGCGGACAGCATCGAGGAGTGGTTCACCGAGGGTGCCGCGGACGGCTTCAACATCATGCCGCCGACGCTGCCCGGTGGCCTCGACGACTTCGTCGACCTGGTCGTCCCCGAGCTGCAGCGCCGCGAGCTCTTCCGCACCGAGTACACCGGCCGCACGCTGCGCGAGCACTACGGCCTCCCCCGACCCGCCGATCGAAACAGCAGCAACGACAAGGAGACCGCAGCATGACCACCATCGCCACAGACCGCGCCGTCCGACGCCTCACCGCCCACATCGGTGCCGAGATCAGCGGTATCGATCTGACCCAGCCGCTGGCCGGCAGCGACGTCGAGTTCATCAACGCAGCGCTGCTGGAGCACAAGGCGCTCGTCTTCCGCGACGCCCCCCTCGACGACGCCGGCCAGCAGCAGTTCGCTGAGAGCTTCGGCCAACTCACCACGGCACACCCGACGGTGCCTTCGGTCGACGGTGCACCCAACGTGCTGCCCGTGGACAGCGAGGGCGGTATGCCCGCCAACCGCTGGCACACCGACGTGACGTTCGTGGTGAACCCGCCCAAGGCGAGCACCCTTGTCAGTCACGTGGTCGCGCCGTACGGCGGCGAGACGCTCATCGCCAACACGGCGGCGGCGTACCGCGACCTCCCCGAGCCGCTGCGTGCGTTCGCCGAGACGCTCTGGGCGGTGCACACCAACGACCACGACTACGCCGTGATCCCTGAGGATCTCGACGAGCAGGCCAAGCTGCGGCGCGAGATCTTCACGTCGACGACGTTCGAGTCACTGCATCCGGTCGTCCGCGTGCACCCCGAGACCTGCGAGAAGGGTTTGTTCCTAGGCGGATTCGCGACCCGGCTCAAGGGTCTGACGACGTCGGACTCACGGGACCTGATCCGGATCTTCCAGTCCTACATCACCCGTCCGGAGAACATCGTGCGCGTGACCTGGCAGCCCGGACAGCTCGTGCTGTTCGACAACCGCATCACCCAGCACTACGCACCCGACAACTACAACCGCGAGCCGCGACGCCTGCACCGCGTCACCGTGGCGGGCGATGTGCCGAAGTCCGTGTCGGGTGAGAGCAGCACGTCGCTGATCGGCGACGCGTCCCACTACACGGTGGCCTGACCACCCGAGATGTCCTGCGGGGCTGGCGCTCTGGAGCCGGCCCCGCAGGCGTACGTCACTCGCCGCATCACGCCGTCATGCAGAAGCGGGGCCAGAGCACCGCTTCTGCATGACGGCGATCATGTGGCAACGGTGGTCGTGTCTGGGTCGTACGGGCGCCAAGTGTTGGCCGCTCCCGCCTGCTCCGCACTGTTCTCGGATCGCTCC includes these proteins:
- a CDS encoding TauD/TfdA dioxygenase family protein — protein: MTTIATDRAVRRLTAHIGAEISGIDLTQPLAGSDVEFINAALLEHKALVFRDAPLDDAGQQQFAESFGQLTTAHPTVPSVDGAPNVLPVDSEGGMPANRWHTDVTFVVNPPKASTLVSHVVAPYGGETLIANTAAAYRDLPEPLRAFAETLWAVHTNDHDYAVIPEDLDEQAKLRREIFTSTTFESLHPVVRVHPETCEKGLFLGGFATRLKGLTTSDSRDLIRIFQSYITRPENIVRVTWQPGQLVLFDNRITQHYAPDNYNREPRRLHRVTVAGDVPKSVSGESSTSLIGDASHYTVA
- a CDS encoding LLM class flavin-dependent oxidoreductase, yielding MTSTTRQLHLNAFVMSNGHHEAAWRHPDVQPSDALTLQHYVRIAQTAERGKLDSIFFADGVALPKNVAFNGHSAFEPLTLLAAIAAVTEHVGLIATASTTYNEPYHLARKFASLDHLSGGRAGWNIVTSAGQDEARNFNLDKRPDHSLRYERASEFLDVATALWDSWADDAVIADQASGVYADSEAISPIDHQGKHFQVRGPLNIRRPVQGYPLLVQAGSSESGKEFAARTAEAVFTAQQTLKEGQGFYRDLKSRLTTYGRSPDDLLVLPGISPIIGRTEAEAKEREAQLNGLINPAYGLAQLSSMLDTDLTHAALDEPLPDVGNATEGNQSRFDLVVGLARRESLTLRQLIERLAGGRGHRVIAGTPTQIADSIEEWFTEGAADGFNIMPPTLPGGLDDFVDLVVPELQRRELFRTEYTGRTLREHYGLPRPADRNSSNDKETAA